Proteins from one Acidimicrobiales bacterium genomic window:
- a CDS encoding NAD(+)/NADH kinase has product MAVVVLVVHHDRPEAAAVAADTVGWLLGLGHECRLPVEDAARAGRPDLGGPDDTLAIGADVAVSLGGDGTMLRTVALVADADVPVVGVNFGQLGYLTDVEPEAVRSALERFLAGDFSLEHRMLLDVEVTSALGGARRVVALNEAVLEKTASGHTVRLEVELDGSRFTPYAADGLIVATPTGSTAYAFSARGPIVEPTHRALLLTPVSPHMLFDRTLVLGEDAVVGLTVTGHRPAALVVDGRNLGELDDGDRVVCRAATHSAHLVVFGARDFHAILRAKFGLSDR; this is encoded by the coding sequence GTGGCCGTCGTCGTCCTCGTCGTCCACCACGACCGTCCCGAGGCGGCCGCCGTCGCCGCCGACACGGTGGGCTGGCTGCTCGGGCTCGGGCACGAGTGCCGCCTCCCCGTCGAGGACGCCGCCCGGGCGGGCCGCCCCGACCTCGGCGGTCCCGACGACACGCTCGCCATCGGGGCCGACGTCGCGGTGAGCCTCGGCGGTGACGGCACGATGCTGCGCACCGTGGCGTTGGTGGCCGACGCCGACGTCCCGGTCGTCGGCGTGAACTTCGGCCAGCTCGGCTACCTGACCGACGTGGAGCCCGAGGCCGTCCGCTCCGCGCTCGAACGGTTCCTCGCCGGTGACTTCTCCCTCGAGCACCGGATGCTCCTCGACGTGGAGGTCACCTCGGCGCTCGGGGGCGCCCGACGGGTGGTCGCCCTCAACGAGGCGGTGCTCGAGAAGACCGCCAGCGGCCACACCGTCCGGCTCGAGGTGGAGCTCGACGGCTCCCGGTTCACGCCCTACGCCGCCGACGGCCTCATCGTCGCCACCCCCACCGGGTCGACCGCCTACGCCTTCTCCGCCCGCGGCCCGATCGTGGAGCCCACCCACCGGGCGCTCCTGCTCACACCCGTGTCGCCGCACATGCTCTTCGACCGCACCCTGGTCCTCGGTGAGGACGCGGTCGTGGGGCTCACCGTCACGGGGCACCGGCCGGCGGCCCTGGTGGTCGACGGCCGCAACCTCGGCGAGCTCGATGACGGCGACCGGGTCGTGTGCCGGGCGGCGACGCACTCCGCGCACCTCGTCGTGTTCGGGGCCCGCGACTTCCACGCCATCCTGCGGGCCAAGTTCGGCCTCTCGGACCGGTGA